From one Triticum aestivum cultivar Chinese Spring chromosome 4B, IWGSC CS RefSeq v2.1, whole genome shotgun sequence genomic stretch:
- the LOC123089657 gene encoding cortical cell-delineating protein-like: MAPFKLALFLAMNLAILLAVHGCGSCGNTPPVPVPSPPIAVPPPAPVPSPPSSGGGGGTCSIDTLKLKVCANVLNLLKLNLGVPTDEQCCPLLSGLADLDAAVCLCTAIKANVLGIKLNVPVDLVLLLNQCGKTCPADFTCPS; this comes from the coding sequence ATGGCGCCCTTCAAGCTCGCCCTCTTCCTCGCCATGAACCTGGCCATCCTCTTGGCCGTGCATGGCTGCGGGTCATGCGGCAACACACCGCCCGTCCCAGTCCCAAGCCCGCCCATCGCCGTGCCCCCACCAGCTCCCGTGCCGTCTCCGCCTTCGTCCGGTGGCGGGGGCGGCACCTGCTCCATCGACACGCTGAAGCTGAAGGTATGCGCCAACGTGTTGAACCTGCTGAAGCTAAACCTCGGCGTGCCGACGGACGAGCAGTGCTGCCCCCTTCTGAGCGGCCTCGCCGACCTAGACGCCGCCGTGTGCCTCTGCACCGCCATCAAGGCCAATGTCCTCGGCATCAAGCTCAACGTCCCTGTCGACCTCGTTCTCCTCCTCAACCAGTGCGGCAAGACCTGCCCTGCCGATTTCACCTGCCCTAGCTGA